The Peribacillus sp. FSL P2-0133 genome has a segment encoding these proteins:
- a CDS encoding DUF1048 domain-containing protein → MMELFKKMIGDKKEYKMMMARVEALPEDYQFVFKKIQNYMWNFSAGNGMDMLHMQYELIELFEAGAAEGRQVLEITGDDVASFADELVANAKTYVAKYREDLNQSIMKRLGKNKFNR, encoded by the coding sequence ATGATGGAATTGTTCAAAAAAATGATTGGTGATAAAAAAGAGTATAAAATGATGATGGCACGGGTTGAAGCCCTGCCAGAGGACTACCAGTTTGTATTTAAGAAAATTCAAAACTACATGTGGAATTTCTCAGCAGGCAACGGGATGGATATGCTGCATATGCAGTATGAATTAATCGAGTTGTTCGAAGCCGGTGCGGCGGAAGGCAGACAAGTGCTGGAAATCACTGGGGACGACGTGGCGTCCTTTGCCGACGAACTAGTGGCAAACGCTAAAACCTATGTCGCCAAGTATCGTGAAGATTTGAATCAAAGTATCATGAAGCGATTGGGAAAAAATAAATTCAATAGATAA
- a CDS encoding PadR family transcriptional regulator: MENLTEMLKGSLEGCVLEIISRHETYGYEITRRLNELGFTEVVEGTVYTILVRLEKKKLVNIEKKPSDMGPPRKFYSLNEAGRQELELFWEKWDFVSSKINVLKSI, encoded by the coding sequence ATGGAAAATTTAACTGAAATGCTGAAGGGTTCACTGGAAGGCTGCGTGCTGGAAATCATCAGCCGCCATGAAACATATGGCTACGAGATTACCCGACGCCTGAACGAGCTTGGGTTTACTGAAGTCGTAGAAGGGACGGTATACACCATCCTCGTGCGATTAGAAAAGAAAAAACTGGTGAACATAGAGAAGAAACCGTCAGATATGGGGCCGCCCCGCAAGTTTTACTCACTTAATGAGGCTGGCCGCCAGGAACTTGAATTATTTTGGGAAAAATGGGATTTTGTATCGTCGAAAATCAACGTCTTAAAGTCAATCTAG